A section of the Metabacillus endolithicus genome encodes:
- the abbA gene encoding antirepressor AbbA encodes METIDRLSYDEQKLLVETLLRQDYAIELISSEINDIESGLKQVDEGFYHQLKLLYDRLRIK; translated from the coding sequence ATGGAGACAATTGATAGATTATCGTATGATGAGCAAAAGCTTTTAGTAGAAACGCTATTAAGACAAGATTACGCTATAGAATTAATTAGCAGTGAAATAAATGATATTGAATCAGGTTTAAAACAGGTGGATGAAGGATTTTATCATCAACTTAAGTTGTTATATGACAGATTGAGAATAAAATAG
- the cbpB gene encoding cyclic-di-AMP-binding protein CbpB: MFSIDANELMGLTIRDLMIPGDKVAHVQIGNNLEHALLVLTKTGYTAIPVLDPTFKLHGLIGMNLIMDNIFGLERIEFEKLENMKVEEVMNTEIPRLFLNDSLEKGLDLVVNNPFICVQNEEKIFEGIFTRRAILKQLKKHIHLLNNNQHNK, translated from the coding sequence ATGTTTAGTATTGACGCCAATGAGTTAATGGGTTTAACCATTAGAGATTTAATGATTCCTGGGGATAAGGTAGCACATGTTCAAATTGGAAATAATTTAGAGCATGCTTTACTTGTTTTAACTAAGACAGGGTACACAGCCATTCCTGTTTTGGACCCAACTTTTAAGCTTCACGGTCTTATCGGGATGAATTTAATAATGGACAATATCTTTGGTCTAGAGAGGATAGAATTTGAAAAATTAGAAAATATGAAAGTAGAAGAAGTGATGAATACAGAAATACCAAGACTCTTTTTAAATGACTCTTTAGAAAAAGGACTGGATCTTGTTGTAAACAATCCTTTTATTTGTGTGCAAAATGAGGAGAAGATATTCGAAGGGATTTTTACAAGAAGGGCAATTTTAAAGCAATTAAAGAAACATATTCATCTATTAAATAATAATCAACATAATAAATAG
- a CDS encoding MDR family MFS transporter — MGEGKEFLTFRQRNSGITKRPYVLATVMLAMFMAAIEATIVATAMPAIVAELEDFSLYSWVFSSYLLMNAVTVLIYGKLSDIFGRKPVLTVGIVIFLIGSILCGLASSMEWLIFARFVQGFGAGAVMPIASTIVGDIYTKEERAKIQGYLSSVWGISAIMGPAIGGLLVEFVSWRFVFWINVPLGILAIIGLYLFLHEEIEKSKPKIDYVGAFLLTLFVTTFMFILVEGGVRWDWLSGPIVSLALLSLLSLVIFVFYERKVDDPMMPFELWRERSILIANLTSLTTGIILIGLSTFLPTFVQGVMEEKPIIAGLTLTTMSIGWPIAATISGKAILSIGFRTTSILGGVSLILGSIVFTILSGSDSPLLAAFGSFLIGIGMGLTTTAFIVSIQSTVSWNTRGVATATNMFMRNVGSTVGAALLGGILNSQLLAFYSSKGVEDEMNLDSTTMLLDDQQRNELTAQARSLLQEGLEIALNDVYWVVFGFAVLSFLFILFLPKKQKADV, encoded by the coding sequence ATGGGAGAAGGAAAAGAATTTTTAACATTTAGGCAAAGAAATTCTGGAATAACAAAAAGACCATATGTATTGGCTACTGTTATGTTAGCTATGTTTATGGCGGCAATTGAAGCAACAATTGTTGCAACAGCTATGCCGGCAATTGTTGCAGAACTTGAAGACTTTTCTTTATATAGCTGGGTGTTTTCGTCATATCTATTAATGAATGCTGTTACAGTCTTAATATATGGAAAATTATCTGATATTTTCGGACGAAAACCAGTATTAACTGTTGGGATTGTTATTTTTTTAATTGGTTCTATTCTTTGTGGATTAGCGTCATCAATGGAATGGCTTATATTTGCCCGTTTTGTTCAAGGATTTGGAGCAGGTGCAGTAATGCCGATCGCATCAACTATTGTAGGAGACATTTATACAAAAGAAGAACGGGCCAAAATACAAGGTTACTTATCAAGTGTGTGGGGAATCTCGGCTATCATGGGGCCGGCAATTGGTGGTTTATTAGTCGAATTTGTAAGCTGGAGATTTGTTTTCTGGATTAACGTTCCATTAGGAATATTAGCGATAATTGGATTATATTTATTTCTACATGAGGAAATTGAAAAGAGTAAGCCAAAAATTGATTATGTTGGTGCCTTTCTTTTAACGTTATTTGTAACTACATTTATGTTTATTCTTGTAGAAGGAGGAGTGCGTTGGGACTGGCTATCAGGGCCTATTGTCAGCCTGGCATTACTCTCGCTCCTAAGTTTGGTGATTTTTGTTTTTTATGAGCGTAAAGTAGATGATCCGATGATGCCATTTGAGCTTTGGCGTGAGCGCTCAATTTTAATAGCAAACTTAACTTCGTTAACAACTGGAATTATATTAATCGGCTTATCGACGTTTTTGCCTACCTTTGTTCAAGGTGTGATGGAGGAAAAACCAATCATTGCTGGGTTAACATTGACAACAATGTCCATTGGCTGGCCAATAGCTGCGACAATTTCAGGAAAAGCCATATTGTCAATTGGCTTCCGTACAACCTCCATCTTGGGAGGAGTTTCTCTTATTTTAGGAAGTATTGTGTTTACGATACTATCTGGAAGTGATAGTCCATTATTGGCTGCGTTTGGATCTTTTCTGATAGGGATTGGGATGGGGTTAACAACTACTGCTTTTATAGTCTCCATTCAAAGCACCGTTTCTTGGAACACAAGAGGCGTTGCAACTGCTACTAATATGTTTATGAGAAATGTCGGTAGTACAGTAGGTGCTGCTCTTTTAGGAGGAATTTTAAATAGTCAGCTTCTTGCGTTTTATTCAAGTAAAGGTGTTGAGGATGAAATGAATCTTGACTCGACTACTATGTTACTCGATGATCAGCAAAGAAACGAACTAACAGCACAGGCTAGATCTCTTTTACAGGAAGGACTTGAGATTGCTTTAAATGATGTTTATTGGGTAGTATTTGGGTTTGCGGTTTTAAGTTTTTTGTTCATATTATTTTTACCTAAAAAGCAAAAGGCTGATGTGTAA
- a CDS encoding VOC family protein, giving the protein MTLKITGLDHIQICVPTDQEETAREFYLNILNFEEIEKPKSLKKNGGFWCCAGDAFLHIGVEEFDAITSKRHPAFIVEDITETRKHLEHYQVPIKEDTPIPGIVRFSCFDPFNNRIELLQRIDD; this is encoded by the coding sequence ATGACATTGAAAATAACAGGACTTGATCATATTCAAATATGTGTCCCTACTGATCAAGAAGAAACCGCTCGTGAATTCTACCTTAATATATTAAACTTTGAGGAAATTGAAAAACCGAAGAGTCTGAAGAAAAACGGCGGTTTTTGGTGTTGTGCAGGCGATGCTTTTCTTCATATAGGAGTAGAGGAGTTTGATGCAATAACAAGCAAGCGTCATCCAGCATTTATTGTCGAAGATATTACGGAAACAAGAAAGCACTTGGAACACTACCAGGTTCCTATTAAAGAAGATACACCTATTCCCGGGATTGTTAGATTTTCATGCTTTGATCCTTTTAACAACAGAATTGAATTATTACAAAGAATTGATGACTGA